In Gordonia iterans, the following proteins share a genomic window:
- a CDS encoding DUF6629 family protein — translation MCFSATASFVGAGVIGAAGVATLALVRDKHQLPFAALPLLFAIHQALEGWTWLELDGAADAHLTGPGVHMWVLFAWAILPIYVPWAVWLMEKDPRRRTWLNVPMVVGGLLAVFMLYLSVQPEIGVQVIARNLAYELGVPFSGAWLAVPYVFATCFAPMMSSYRWVIALGVGNLIAMTIAAVIKAADYSSIWCTLAAFLSLIVFGHYLSQYTGRFVGRPVGSGSPAAQPG, via the coding sequence ATGTGCTTCAGTGCGACAGCGAGTTTCGTAGGCGCCGGCGTGATCGGAGCGGCCGGCGTGGCCACCCTCGCCCTGGTGCGGGACAAACACCAATTGCCTTTCGCCGCACTGCCCTTGCTGTTCGCCATCCACCAAGCGCTGGAAGGATGGACCTGGCTCGAGCTCGACGGCGCCGCCGACGCGCACCTCACCGGCCCCGGCGTGCACATGTGGGTGCTCTTCGCCTGGGCGATACTGCCGATCTACGTGCCCTGGGCGGTCTGGCTGATGGAGAAGGACCCCCGGCGCCGCACCTGGCTGAACGTCCCCATGGTGGTCGGCGGGCTGCTGGCGGTCTTCATGCTCTATCTTTCGGTGCAACCCGAGATCGGTGTGCAGGTGATCGCCCGCAACCTGGCCTACGAACTCGGCGTGCCGTTCAGCGGGGCGTGGCTCGCGGTTCCGTATGTGTTCGCCACGTGCTTCGCGCCGATGATGAGCTCCTATCGCTGGGTCATCGCCCTCGGCGTCGGCAACCTGATCGCGATGACGATCGCCGCCGTCATCAAAGCCGCGGACTATTCGTCGATCTGGTGCACCCTGGCGGCGTTCCTGAGCCTGATCGTCTTCGGCCACTACCTCTCCCAGTACACCGGCCGATTCGTCGGCCGCCCGGTCGGCTCCGGCAGTCCGGCCGCACAGCCGGGTTGA